Proteins from a genomic interval of Papaver somniferum cultivar HN1 chromosome 4, ASM357369v1, whole genome shotgun sequence:
- the LOC113273336 gene encoding uncharacterized protein At2g29880-like gives MLKFNQGDSNGNKGKNAYSSWTNEEREELLSLLVDATKRGWKDKNGSFSKRTIEKSILPVLNQKCNCNKTHENYKGAMKWFRNRFDVVNEAFKIGSGFGINPDNGLLEAPEEVWDDYFVVTNHRPHKWIKTTAFDDYNDICIIFGGKAATGRITVDVSQNVTTARTCENEDKIIQDYVDSGLGNFEEPYYPLSTQPVSAEHGDVYSPILPKPNSGNQNENSGPKKKEHGMNLTLLHQQLMAKLDLWEMFLLGLPPLHLI, from the exons atgttgaagtttaaccaaggtGATTCTAATGGTAACAAAGGAAAGAATGCTTACTCTTCTTGGACAAACGAAGAGAGGGAAGAACTTCTGAGTCTGCTGGTAGATGCAACAAAACGTGGATGGAAGGACAAGAATGGTTCATTTAGCAAGAGAACCATAGAGAAAAGTATTTTACCTGTTCTAAACCAGAAATGCAACTGCAATAAGACTCACGAAAATTACAAAGGTGCTATGAAATGGTTTAGAAATAGATTTGATGTGGTAAATGAAGCTTTTAAGATTGGTTCTGGATTTGGGATAAACCCAGATAATGGGTTGTTAGAAGCCCCAGAAGAAGTATGGGATGACTACTTTGTTGTTACG aaCCACAGGCCTCATAAGTGGATCAAAACAACTGCATTTGATGATTACAACGACATATGCATCATTTTCGGTGGTAAGGCGGCAACGGGAAGAATTACTGTGGATGTGAGCCAAAATGTTACTACTGCAAGaacttgtgaaaatgaagacaagATTATACAAGATTATGTGGATTCTGGTCTTGGAAACTTTGAAGAGCCTTATTATCCCCTTTCGACCCAACCTGTATCTGCTGAGCATGGAGATGTTTACAGTCCCATCTTGCCAAAACCAAATAGTGGAAACCAAAATGAAAACTcaggtccaaaaaaaaaagagcacGGAATGAATCTGACACTATTACACCAGCAACTGATGGCAAAGCTGGACTTATGGGAAATGTTTCTGCTGGGGTTACCTCCATTGCATCTCATATGA
- the LOC113271691 gene encoding 60S ribosomal protein L15 has product MGAYKYVSELWRKKQSDVMRFLQRVRCWEYRQHPSICRVTRPTRPDKARRLGYKAKQGYVIYRVRVRRGGRKRPVPKGIVYGKPKNQGITQLKFQRNKRSVAEERAGRKLGGLKVLNSYWINEDSTYKYFEIILVDAAHNAIRNDPRINWICNPVHKHRELRGLTSAGKKYRGLRGRGHLNTKARPSRRATWKRNNTVSLRRYR; this is encoded by the exons ATGG GTGCTTACAAGTACGTGTCAGAGTTATGGAGGAAGAAACAATCCGATGTGATGAGGTTCTTGCAGAGGGTGAGGTGTTGGGAATATCGTCAACATCCTTCAATTTGCCGTGTTACCCGTCCTACTCGTCCTGATAAGGCTAGGCGTTTGGGTTACAAGGCCAAGCAG GGCTATGTCATTTATCGTGTACGTGTTAGACGTGGTGGTCGCAAGAGGCCTGTTCCCAAGGGTATTGTGTACGGTAAGCCTAAGAACCAAGGTATTACCCAATTGAAATTCCAAAGGAACAAGAGGTCAGTTGCTGAGGAACGTGCTGGACGTAAATTGGGTGGTCTCAAAGTTCTCAACTCCTACTGGATCAATGAG GATTCTACCtacaaatattttgagatcattcTTGTGGATGCTGCACACAATGCTATTCGTAACGACCCCAGAATCAACTGGATTTGCAATCCTGTTCACAAGCATAGGGAACTCCGTGGTCTCACATCTGCTGGAAAGAAATACAGGGGTCTGCGAGGTAGAGGACATTTGAATACCAAGGCAAGACCATCACGAAGGGCCACCTGGAAGAGGAACAACACTGTCTCTCTTCGTCGTTACCGTTAG